A single Pyxicephalus adspersus chromosome 8, UCB_Pads_2.0, whole genome shotgun sequence DNA region contains:
- the FHIT gene encoding bis(5'-adenosyl)-triphosphatase has translation MSLGFGKHLIKPSVTFLKTELSFAFVNRKPVVPGHVLVCPLRPAKRFRDLWPEEVNDLFNTVQRVSNVVETHFGGTSLTISIQDGPDAGQTVNHVHVHILPRKPGDFERNDQIYEVLQEHDKEGQDTPDKWRSEEDMEIEAASLRKYF, from the coding sequence ATGTCCTTAGGGTTTGGTAAACACCTCATTAAGCCATCAGTTACTTTCTTGAAGACTGAATTATCCTTTGCCTTTGTGAACAGAAAGCCTGTGGTACCTGGACATGTCCTGGTCTGTCCGCTGCGACCTGCAAAGCGTTTTAGGGACCTGTGGCCTGAAGAAGTtaatgacctttttaacacagtgCAGAGAGTTTCAAATGTTGTGGAGACCCACTTTGGTGGCACATCTTTAACCATTTCAATCCAGGATGGTCCAGATGCTGGACAGACTGTCAACCATGTTCATGTGCACATCCTACCCAGGAAACCTGGAGACTTTGAAAGAAATGATCAAATATATGAAGTTTTGCAAGAACATGACAAGGAAGGACAAGACACTCCAGACAAATGGAGATCAGAAGAAGACATGGAAATAGAGGCTGCATCACTTAGAAAATATTTCTAA
- the ST13 gene encoding LOW QUALITY PROTEIN: hsc70-interacting protein (The sequence of the model RefSeq protein was modified relative to this genomic sequence to represent the inferred CDS: substituted 1 base at 1 genomic stop codon) produces the protein MDPQKLQELRDFVRLCKSNPAVLHQPELQFFTEWLLSMGATIQTPPSNASFKETSQRRAAVAQSTKKLNDWDDEPPQEMGNDDLEVTEEMMDKANEKKVEAINALGDVLAYIDFVFPLNSVYVKLQKPNAAIRDCDKAIAINPDSAQPYKWRGKAHRXGGAAHDLAMACKLDYDEEASAMLKEVQPRAQKIAEHRRKYERKEEERLVNEKKERLRKAKEEHERAQREEEARHQAGAQFPGFPGGFPGGFAGMPGVNDILSDPEVLAAMQDPDVMAAFQDVAQNPANISKYSTNPKVMNLIGKLSNKFGGSA, from the exons ATGGACCCGCAGAAACTGCAAGAGTTGCGAGACTTCGTCCGCTTGTGTAAGAGCAATCCAGCCGTCCTGCATCAGCCAGAGCTGCAGTTCTTTACAGAATGGCTACTAAG tatgggAGCAACTATCCAGACCCCACCATCTAACGCATCTTTTAAAGAAACGAGCCAG AGAAGAGCTGCTGTAGCACAAAGTACTAAAAAACTTAATGACTGGGATGATGAACCCCCTCAAGAGATGGGAAATGATGACTTGGAG GTCACAGAGGAAATGATGGATAAGGCAAATGAAAAGAAGGTAGAGGCCATTAATGCTCTAGGGGATG TTCTA gcTTATATAgactttgtttttcctttaaacagTGTTTATGTGAAGCTACAGAAGCCAAATGCTGCAATTCGTGATTGTGATAAAGCTATAGCCATCAACCCTGACTCTGCTCAGCCATATAAATGGAGAGGCAAAGCACACAGGTAA GGAGGTGCAGCCCATGACTTGGCCATGGCATGTAAATTGGACTATGATGAAGAAGCAAGTGCAATGTTGAAAGAAGTACAGCCACGT GCTCAAAAAATTGCAGAACATCGGAGAAAATATGAACGCAAAGAAGAGGAAAGActagttaatgaaaaaaaagaacgtCTGAGGAAAGCTAAAGAAGAACACGAAAGAGCTCAGAGG GAGGAAGAAGCCAGGCATCAAGCAGGTGCTCAGTTCCCAGGTTTCCCAG GGGGATTTCCTGGTGGGTTTGCTGGAATGCCGGGTGTCAATGACATTTTGTCTGACCCAGAAGTGTTGGCTGCAATGCAG GATCctgatgtgatggctgcatttcaAGATGTAGCCCAAAATCCAGCTAACATATCAAAGTACAGCACCAATCCAAAGGTGATGAATCTGATCGGCAAATTATCCAATAAATTTGGAGGCAGTGCATAA